The following proteins are encoded in a genomic region of Alnus glutinosa chromosome 8, dhAlnGlut1.1, whole genome shotgun sequence:
- the LOC133874520 gene encoding RINT1-like protein MAG2, whose product MDYTVQSLPPASGLSASVLSFLDEKFRTNENLAEAPSLVSELQAQCSDLDRTLTDLNRSLGTSLVAYASFSDRIGGVFNDISVKLIALGSSTRSHSSISDGGGDGNGRAEQILGEELPALAKEVAKVETVRMYAETALKLDTLVGDIEDTVSSIMNKNLRKTSSLQNSEELRQLAIKTLKLTEDVLTSVTKTRPKWARLVSSVDHRVDRALAILRPQAIADHRALLVSLGWPPPLSTLTSPNLDTGKSAEVPNPLFTMQGDLKQQYCENFLALCSLQELQRRRKSRQLEGYNWEVALHQPLWAIEELVNPISLVSQRHFSKWVDKPEFIFALVYKITRDYVDSMDELLQPLVDEAMLAGYSCREEWISAMVISLSTYMAKEIFPVYISQLDEESVTGTRSQAKISWLHLVDLMISFDKRVRSLVEQSGILLSFQEDGNLQKISCLSVFCDRPDWLDLWAEIELSDAIDKLKLEMDDEKNWRMKVQGGTLISSGPEDFKSPAISSAFLRHLSSVVDRCRSLPSISLRSRFLRLAGAPMIRKFLDCILLRCQEAEGLTALTDDVAMIKVANSINAAHYFESVLKEWCEDIFFLELGLGQGDPLRISVGENNDSEGPIEGSASGIFDEEIGKLEEFRADWVEKISVVILRGFDAQCRDYMKNRRQWQEKGEEGWTVSKSLVGALDYLQGKVSVVEENLNGIDFVGVWRSLASGVDRSLFNGILMNNVKFYDGGVERFDSDLQVLFGVFGAWCLRPEGFFPKASEGLKLLKMGEKQLQDSLAGGEKWMKGNGIWHLSVTETEKIARSRVFIS is encoded by the exons ATGGACTACACAGTCCAGAGCCTCCCGCCAGCCTCGGGCCTCTCGGCCTCGGTGCTCTCGTTCCTCGACGAGAAGTTCCGGACCAATGAGAATCTCGCCGAAGCTCCGAGTCTGGTGTCGGAGCTCCAGGCCCAGTGTTCCGATTTGGATCGGACCCTAACCGACCTCAATCGGAGTCTCGGGACGAGCCTTGTGGCCTACGCTTCGTTCTCCGATCGAATCGGTGGCGTTTTCAATGACATCAGCGTCAAGCTGATCGCCCTCGGATCGTCCACTCGCTCTCATAGCTCGATATCAG ATGGAGGAGGAGATGGAAATGGGAGGGCCGAGCAGATATTGGGGGAGGAGCTGCCAGCATTGGCGAAGGAGGTGGCAAAGGTGGAGACGGTTCGAATGTACGCTG AGACGGCATTAAAGCTTGACACTTTGGTTGGTGATATTGAAGATACTGTATCTTCTATTATGAACAAAAACCTAAGGAAAACTTCTTCCTTGCAGAACTCAGAG GAATTGCGTCAGCTCGCTATTAAAACTCTTAAACTGACAGAAGATGTATTAACTTCTGTTACAAAGACACGCCCAAAGTGGGCACGTCTCGTTTCATCAGTTGATCACAGAGTAGATCGAGCTTTAGCCATTTTAAGACCCCAAGCAATTGCAGATCATCGGGCCCTTCTTGTTTCCCTTGGATGGCCACCACCTCTTTCCACCTTGACTTCCCCCAACCTAGATACAGGAAAATCAGCTGAAGTCCCAAATCCTCTTTTCACAATGCAAGGGGACCTCAAACAACAGTACTGTGAAAACTTTCTTGCCCTGTGCAGCCTACAGGAGTTGCAGAGACGAAGAAAGTCTAGGCAACTAGAGGGCTATAACTGGGAAGTTGCTCTGCACCAGCCTCTCTGGGCTATTGAAGAGCTTGTAAATCCTATATCATTGGTGTCCCAACGCCATTTCTCAAAATGGGTTGACAAGCCAGAATTCATTTTTGCTCTTGTATATAAGATAACCAGGGACTACGTTGACTCTATGGATGAGTTACTGCAACCACTGGTTGATGAAGCAATGCTAGCCGGGTACAGTTGCAGAGAAGAATGGATATCTGCAATGGTAATTTCCTTATCAACATACATGGCAAAAGAGATATTTCCTGTTTACATTAGTCAACTGGATGAAGAAAGTGTCACTGGTACTCGATCACAGGCAAAGATATCATGGCTCCATCTTGTTGACTTAATGATATCTTTCGATAAACGAGTTCGATCCCTGGTTGAGCAGTCTGGGATATTGCTTTCCTTTCAGGAAGATGGGAACCTGCAGAAGATTTCTTGTCTCTCTGTTTTTTGTGATCGACCTGACTGGCTTGATTTATGGGCTGAAATAGAGCTTAGTGATGCAATAGACAAGTTAAAACTTGAGATGGATGATGAGAAAAATTGGAGAATGAAAGTTCAGGGTGGGACACTTATTTCATCTGGTCCCGAAGATTTCAAGTCTCCTGCAATTTCCAGTGCCTTTCTTAGGCACCTGTCATCTGTGGTTGATCGATGCCGATCATTACCTAGCATTTCTTTGAGATCAAGGTTTCTCAGATTGGCAGGTGCACCTATGATTCGAAAATTTTTGGATTGCATTCTTCTCAGGTGCCAAGAAGCTGAAGGACTGACTGCCTTAACAGATGATGTTGCCATGATTAAAGTTGCAAATTCGATTAATGCTGCTCACTACTTTGAATCTGTTTTAAAGGAGTGGTGTGAGGACATCTTTTTTCTGGAGCTGGGATTAGGTCAGGGTGATCCACTGAGGATATCAGTTGGTGAGAATAATGATAGTGAAGGGCCAATAGAGGGTTCTGCAAGTGGTATTTTTGATGAGGAGATTGGAAAGTTGGAGGAGTTTAGGGCTGATTGGGTTGAGAAGATCTCTGTTGTTATTTTGAGGGGGTTTGATGCTCAGTGTCGAGATTATATGAAGAACAGGAGGCAATGGCAGGAAAAGGGTGAAGAAGGTTGGACAGTATCGAAGTCTTTAGTTGGGGCTCTAGATTATTTGCAGGGAAAAGTTTCAGTAGTAGAAGAAAATTTGAATGGGATAGATTTTGTTGGGGTCTGGAGAAGTTTGGCATCTGGGGTGGATCGATCGCTTTTTAATGGTATTCTTATGAACAACGTGAAGTTCTATGATGGTGGTGTTGAGAGGTTTGATAGTGATTTGCAGGTTTTATTTGGGGTGTTTGGGGCTTGGTGCTTGAGACCAGAAGGCTTCTTCCCAAAAGCAAGTGAGGGCTTGAAGTTGTTGAAGATGGGTGAGAAGCAGCTTCAAGATAGTCTGGCTGGAGGGGAGAAATGGATGAAGGGGAACGGGATTTGGCATTTGAGCGTAACCGAGACAGAAAAGATAGCGAGGAGTAGAGTATTCATAAGTTGA